In Paenibacillus xylanilyticus, the genomic window GACCATGCGTTTAGCAATCAGCGGACGAGCGATACTTGTGCCGAGCAGGTATTGTCCTTCATACAGAGCACCCGCTTGGAACATCGGGTAGATAAAATCTTTCGCGAACTCGTCGCGCAGATCGTCGATATACACTTTCGAAGCGCCGGTAGCGAGTGCTTTTTCCTCGAGGCCGTCCAGCTCATCCTTTTGTCCGATATCTGCAGTAAATGCGATAATCTCTGCGTCATAGGTTTCTTTCAGCCATTTCAAAATTACAGATGTGTCCAGCCCGCCGGAGTAGGCGAGTACGATTTTTTCCTTAGCCATGTTCGTTGGTCCTCCCCAAATTCAATTGCCAATAAGTTAAACAAGCTATGCATCTGCTAAAAACTACGAGCCAGAAAACCCTCCGATCGCTCTTATCCCCAGATCCATCGTTTCTTTTTTTATACAGATAGCCTTTTAGAATGTTACACTACAACACTCCGATTGCAGTACCATCTTCCGATCACTCTTATCCCCAGATTTTTTTGATTCCCCTCTAAAGGGGAAAATCCGGGGATAAAGGCGAGATTATGCTTACGAAGTAGCTTTCTTTCAGAAAGCTTTTAGCTCCGCTTCTTCAGATTGGTTCTGCACTCTCCGTTATCGTGTTTTATTCAGGTTCAACTTATATAAATTTGAAAGACGTCCCAGGATAGATATAAATCGTTCGTTTCTAAAGGTCATTTCTGTCTCTCCGTTTTTGCGAATGCACCAATTTATCTTATTTCAGTGTATAAATAGATGAATCTATCATCGCTAACCCTGCGCCTAAAATCAACTCATTTAGGTAAACAGCGGTTATTCGCTCATTAACGCAGCCATCAAGGCCTTTTGTGCATGAAGCCGGTTCTCTGCCTGATCAAAGATCAGGGAGTTCGGTCCATCAATGACGCCCGCACTTACTTCTTCTCCGCGGTGTGCCGGCAGACAATGCAGGAACATGTAATCTGGCTTGGCGCCTTTCATCAGTTCCTCATCGACCTGGTACGCAGCAAAAGCCTGCTCACGAACCTTTTGCTCCTCTTCAAAGCCCATGCTTGCCCACACATCGGTATAGATGATATCGGCATCCTTCACAGCTTCCTGAGCACTGTACGTCACAGTCACTTCAGAACCGCTTTCCTTCGCAATGCTGCGCGCCTGCTCTACCACTGCGCTATCCGGCTCATACCCTTTTGGCGTTGCTACAGCAACATGCATGCCCATCTTCGCTGCACCCAGCATGAGAGAGTGTGCCATGTTGTTCCCGTCTCCGACATAAGCCATTTTCAAGCCAGCCAGTTTGCCTTTGTACTCCAGCACGGTTTGGAAGTCCGCTAGTACTTGGCACGGATGAGCAGCATCGCTCAGTCCATTAATGACCGGGATATCGGCATGCTCCGCCAATTCAGTTACATTATGGTGTCCAAAGGTACGAATCATGATGCCATCCAGGTAGCGGGACAATACTTTAGCCGTATCATGAGTTGTTTCCCCTCGACCAAGCTGGATATCGTTTTTGCTCAGGAAGAGTGCGTGTCCACCCAGCTGGAACATGCCTACTTCGAAGGATACACGCGTACGTGTGGATGATTTTTCAAAAATAAGTCCAATCGTTTTACCTTTCAGCGGCTGATAGGCTACGCCATTTTTTTGCTTGCCTTTGATCTCAATGGCCAAGTCCAGTAAGTAGCGAATCTCTTCGGCCGTGTAATCGGTAAACTCAATAAAGTCACGGCCTCTAAGATCAATCTTCTGGATTTTCTCCGTTTGTTGTGCTGTCATGTGAATGTTGTCCTCCTTATATCCGGTTCCCTGCACCCGCTCGGGCAGAAGAGAGCAGCTGTGGCAGCGCTGCTCAGGCAGCCTGTGGCTTTCTTTATCTTCCGCAGGTTCTCCGCGCGGCTACAGGGATTCATCATCTAGTTCTGCGCCAGGGCCATGAAAGGCCCCAGTACAGCATGCTTTTCATTTTGTCAAAATGAATTAAACCTTCTTCGCTGCTACGTGCTCTTCGATCAACGTTGCTACCAGGGATACCGCTTCATCGATCTCTTCCTTGCTCACATACAGATTCGGAAGCAGACGAATGACATTCGGCCCTGCGGTCACGAACAAGATACCACGTTTCTGTCCGGCCAAAACGATGTCGCCTACTGGCTCTGCACATTCAATTCCGACCAGAAGCCCCAATCCGCGAACTTCCTTCACAAATGAATTGCCTGCCAAACGCTTCCGCAGGGAGCTCATCAGATAGTCACCCATCTCAGCAGCGCGCTCCGGCAAGCGATCTTCCAACATCGTTTCAATCGTAGCAATGACCACGGAGGAAGCTAGTGGAGTACCCCCAAATGTCGTTGCATGGCTGCCTGGCGTAAACGCATCCCGCAGGAAACCTTTACCCAGCATCGCGCCTACCGGGAAACCACTGCCGATCCCTTTGGCCACCGTAAACACATCTGGCTCAATGCCATAGTGTTCATGTGCAAACAGCTTGCCTGTACGTCCCATTCCGGTCTGTACTTCGTCTACGATCAGCAAGAGACCATGCTCGTCACACAATTTCCGTACATGCTTGACGAATTCCGGTTCGACCGGATATACACCGCCTTCGGCTTGAACCATTTCCAGCATAATTGCTGCTGTTCTAGGGCCGATTGCCGCTTCCAAAGCTGCAATATCATGCAAAGGAACGGTCACGAATCCAGCTGGCAATGGCAAAAATCCTTCTTTCACCTTATCCTGCCCTGTTGCTGTCAGTGTTGCGAGTGTCCGTCCGTGGAAGGACTGGGCAAACGTAATCACTTCATAACGGTCGTTCCCTTTCACCTTCTGGTGATAACGACGTGCGACTTTAATCGCTGCCTCATTGGCTTCCGCGCCACTGTTGCAGAAGAACACCGCATCGGCACATGTATTGTCTGTCAGCAACGCGGCTGCTTTCTCCTGGCCCGGAATCTGGAACAGGTTGGAGACATGCCACAGCTCATCGATCTGAGCTTTCAGCTTGGCTCCCACTTTCTCCGGTGCATGGCCAAGGCTCGTTACAGCGAGTCCGCACATGAAGTCGAGATAACGGTTGCCCTGATCATCCCATAACCAGCTGCCTTTACCCTTGACCAGACTGATTGGATAACGCGCATACGTTTGGAAAAGAGAGCTTTCCGTCTGTGCCGCTGCACCTGTTGCTGCTCCCGCTACTGCTGTGCCAGAACCTGGCTGTTCATTGCCTTTTGCCATCACCTTTCACACTCCTATTCCTTTTTGTAAGTATACCGATACTCCATATAAGACAAACCAACCTACACAGAGCCACTCCGATTGCAGCACCATCTTCCGATCGCTGTTATCCCCGGATTTTTTGAATTAATTTTTTAGAGGTTAACATCCGGGTATAAACGCGAACGCCTTGCTTCTCCAGATTGGTTCTGCACTCTACGTTCTTGTGTAACGTTGCTATTCAACTTATATAAATCCGTACAGAATATTAATCTATCTGTTTTGAAATTCACCTTATTGCATGCGGATAATTCGGGTTCCGATCGTTTCACCCTTCAGCACGCGGCTCAGGATCTGCGGCTCGCTTCCGTCCACGATAATAACCTCGCGTACTTTGCCATGAATGCAGGCAATCGCTGCGCGCACCTTCGGGATCATGCCGCCGTAGATTTCTCCGGTTTGAATCATGTCCTCGATTTCCTGTACAGAGACCGATGGCAGTACTTTTTTCTCCCCGTTAACGGTCTTCATGATTCCAGGTACATCCGTCACAACGATCATCCGGCTTACCCCGAGGTGGGAAGCTACCGCACCCGCGGCTGTATCTGCATTGATATTATACCGTTGTCCGTTTGCATCCACGCCCACCGGCGCAATCACAGGCATATATCCCATGTTCACTATGCCTTGAATGATTTCTGCTTGAACGCCTGTTACGTCTCCAACCCAGCCGATCTCTGCATGATTTGCCACAGGTTTGGCTTGGATTAGTCCACCGTCTACGCCGGACAGGCCCAGCGCATGTCCTCCGACGCGCTCTATCAGGCGTACGATCTGTTTGTTGATACTCCCGGCCAACACCATCTCCACGACATCCAGCACGGGTTCGGTCGTTTTGCGGAGTCCATTCACGAACTCGGTTTCAATGCCCAGCTTCGCCAGATTCTCCGATATCGCCGGACCTCCACCATGCACGATGACGGGCTGAGTTCCCTGGGACTGCAAGTCGCGCAAATCCGCAAAAAAGGATTCTGGCAAAGCCGCGAGCGTGCTGCCTCCGCATTTCATGACAAACGTCTGCTTCTCTGCACCTTTTTCCACTCCGGCACTCTCATTTTGCAATGTTGAATTCATGAGGAGCACTCCTTTCGTATTTTGTTCTATATAAAAACAAACCTTTTACATTTGCCACTCCGATTGCAGCACCATCTTCCGATCGCTGTTATCCCCAGATTTTTTTGATCCCTTTTCTACAGGGTAAAATCCGGGGATAAAGGCGAGCGCTTCGCTTCTACAGATTGGTCCTGCACTCTCCGTTACCATGTAAAATTGCAATAATTAATATTGAATAACACAAGATAGTTAAAAGATCGTTTATTAAGTGCGGTATGCCGCATTGATTCGTACATAGTCATAGGTCAGGTCACAGCCCCATGCTGTAGCCTTTCCTTCGCCGTGGTGCAGATCTACCACAATGCGAACGGTATCGGTTTGCAAGTAGGCCAGCGCCACCTCTTCGTCAAATACAACTGGGCGGGACTGCTCAAGTACCGAGATATCTCCCAAACGGATATCCACGGTGTCCGGGTTAACTGGCTGTCCTGCACGCCCCACGGCTGCAATAATCCGTCCCCAGTTTGCGTCCGCACCGAACATCGCTGACTTCACCAGGCTGGAGCCGATAACCGTTTTGGCAATCGCCTGTGCCGATTCATCACTCACTCCACCCGTAACCTGCACCTCAACCAGCTTGGTTGCTCCTTCACCATCACGTGCAATTGCTTTGGCCAGCACTTCACACACATAAGTGAATCCTGCAGCAAAAGCGTCCCAGTCCGGATGGTCCGTGGTCAATTCTTCGTTCCCCGCCATCCCACTGGACATCGCGACCAGCATATCGTTTGTGCTCGTATCTCCATCTACGGTGATCATGTTAAACGTATGGTTGGTCGCCTGACGCAGCAAACTTTGCAGTGCTTCTGCGCCAATAACCGCATCACTCGTTATAAATGCGAGCATCGTCGCCATGTTGGGATGAATCATGCCAGATCCTTTGGCTGCACCTGCAATCGTAACGTTCCTGCCGTTTACAACGACAGATACGCAGGCTTCCTTTTTCACCAAATCCGTTGTCAAGATCGCTTGAGAGAATTGCTCCGCTTCATTGGCTCCCTGCCCCAAGCTTGCCGGCAGTGCACTGATACCCGAGTGTACTGCGTCCATTTTCAACAACTCACCGATCACACCGGTCGATGCCACAGCTACATCCTCTTCAGCTACGCCAAGTTCACGTGCTGCTGCCGAACGCATCGCATACGCATCCTTTTCACCCTGCTGCCCGGTACAAGCATTGGCATTACCACTGTTAACAACAACGGCCTGAAGGCGTCCATTGCTCAAGCTCTCGCGAGTTACCTTCAGCGGCGCAGCCTGGAATACGTTCGTTGTATACACGGCCGCTGCCGTGGCTGGCACTTCACAACGGATCGCTCCGATATCGTTGCGTGATGTTTTTTTCAATCCGCAATGAAGTCCGCCAGCAGCGAACCCGCGCGGGGTTACAATCGTTCCGTTTTCCACTACGGTGTAAGCCTGTTGCTTCACATTTGTTCCCATATGTTATCCCCCGTGTGCGTTCGGCTGCATGCCGATTAACCGCTTGCTAATCCCGATTCCGATGGTCTCCTGAACAGTTCCGGAAGTGCATCTGCCTGCTCTCCCGATCACCACTCCTTATGGATATACCGGCGTCATGTTCAGCCCGAGGTTTTCCTCCCATCCCATCATCAGGTTCATATTTTGAATCGCTTGCCCGGAAGCACCCTTCACCAGGTTGTCGATGACCGATATGATTGTTAAGCGTCCGGTTCTTGGATCAACTGCAAATCCGATATCACAGTAGTTGGAGCCTTGCACTTCTTTGGTCGAAGGCCAGATGCCTGGTTCACGAACTCTTACAAAAGGCCGATTCTCATAATACTTACGGTACAGATCCACCAGGTCCCGATCACTGTGTTCTCCTACCAGGCTTGCGTACATCGTACTCATGATCCCACGTGTCATTGGCACCAGGTGCGTCGTAAACGTGACCGTTACCGGACTTCCGGTAATATTGCCAAGTACTTGCTCAATCTCAGGTATATGTTGGTGTTTGTTAAGTTTGTAGGCTTTGAAATTTTCGTTCATCTCTGCATAATGGTTCGTCAGACTCGTTCCCCGTCCAGCACCGGATACACCGGATTTGGCATCGATAATAATCGTGGATGGATCGATCCATCCTGCTTCCACTGCAGGAATAAGTCCAAGAAGGGTAGCTGTAGGATAACAGCCCGGGTTGGAAATAAAGTTTTTGCCTTTTACTTCATCCCCGTACACTTCGGCCATCCCGTATACAGCCTGTTCCAGCAGATCACTCGGCGGAGCCGGGTGTTTATACCACTGTTCATACACGGCTCCATCCTTCAATCTGAAGTCACCAGACAGATCGATCACCTTCAGCCCCGCTTCAAGCAGGCTTGGAACGAGCTTCGCACTAACTCCAGATGGGGTAGCCGTGAATACCAGATCTGCACGTTCTGCAATCTCAGCCGGAACCACGCCATCCAGTGGCCTGCGAATCACATCCGTCAAATGCGGAAATCCGTCTGCAATAGACTCGCCGCTGCTGGATGAAGAGATCACCGAAGTGATTTCAACCTGTGGATGGTTCTGAAAAAAACGAATCAGCTCCACCCCGCCGTAGCCGGTGGAACCGACAATTGCCACTCTCAATTTGTTACTCACTCTCGCTCCCCCAATCCTGTTGTATGCGATACTTATACGATGCTCACGCCCTCAAACGGCCCTCACACTGTAATTCCGTCGCTTCTATGCATATTTGTGTATTATTATACGACTCTAGTTATATAAATACAACACTCTACCATCAATTTCACATGGATTCTTATCAAATCCGAACATATCTTTCCAATATCTGCGGACGAACCCGAATACTTCTGCTAAAATACGTTTTATAGGAAACATTACATACCAAGGTCTTATTCATAACAAATTCTACACGAGGAAGGGTTTATGAATGGATTCACGTTGGTCATTACGAGACATGGGGGACTACAGTGCATATCGAATCCATTTTACTTATGGTACTCCTGGGCCTGAATATTATCTTCGCTGCAGCAGTTGTGTTCTTCGAACGCAAGGATGCCAGTGCATCCTGGGCTTGGCTGCTTGTATTGAACTTTATTCCTGTGCTTGGGTTCGTACTTTATCTACTAACAGGTCAGAATCTGACCCGCTACCGGCTGTTCCAATGGAAAGAGAGAAAGAAGCTTGGTCTGGAGGAGCGCATCGCCGCACAGCTCGAACAGCTGCATGATAATCGGACGCCATTCAACAACAGAGCCACCGAAAGCAGCCAGGATATGATCTATATGAATCTGAAACAAAACGGCGCTCTCCTTACGGAAGACAATGCTGTAGAGATCATCACGGATGGAACGGACAAGTTCCAACGGTTACTCGATGATATCGAAGCGGCGCAGGATCATGTTCACGTGCAATATTACATTTACCGGGGCGACCGGCTGGGTAAACGCATTCGGGATGCTCTGATCCGCAAAGCACGGGAAGGCATCAAGGTTCGTCTACTGTACGACGCGCTTGGATCGCGGCGGGTGTCAAATCGCTTTTTCAAAGAATTGCGCGAAGCAGGCGGTTTGGTGGAAGTCTTTTTCCCATCGAAATTCAGTCTAATCAATCTGCGTATGAACTACCGCAACCACCGTAAAATCGTCATCATTGACGGTAACCTCGGTTATACCGGCGGATTTAACGTGGGTGATGAGTACCTCGGGTTGAATTCCAAATTCGGTTATTGGCGCGATACCCATCTGCGGATTCAGGGAAATGCCGTTCATGCGCTTCAGACGCGCTTCCTTCTTGATTGGAATGAGGCATCCAAGCAGCATGACACCCCATATGTTCCTGAACATTTCCCGCATATTGAGGGTACAGGAACGACGGCGATGCAGATTGTCTCCAGCGGACCGGATGCAGAGACGGAGCACATCAAGAACAGTTATCTGAAGATGATTAATGGAGCCAAACATTCCATTCTGATTCAGACGCCTTACTTTATCCCGGATGCCAGTGTATTCGAAGCCATACGTCTCGCGTGCCTGTCAGGTATTGATGTGCGCATCATGATTCCCAACAAACCGGATCACGCCTTCGTATACTGGGCTACGCTGTCTTACATTGGTGAACTGTTAAAAGTCGGAGCAAAAGTATTTATATACGATAACGGCTTTATCCATGCCAAAACGCTCATTATTGACAGCATGGTCGCATCGGTGGGTACGGCAAATATTGATTACCGCAGTTTCCGGTTGAACTTTGAGGTGAATGCGTTTATGTATGATGAGGTCATCGCCACGGCATTGGTCGATACCTTTGAGCATGACCTTAAGGTGTCCCGAGAGATGACGCAGGAGGAGTACAACAAGCGCAGCCTGAAGATTCGTTTCAAAGAAGCGATCTCCCGCTTACTTTCTCCCATTTTGTAACAGTAATATAGGGTAATTTAAAGGGTAATTTAAAACGTAAAAAGCAGGGACATCCTCCGCCATGTTTGGCTGGAATGGACATCCCTGCTTTTTTTATTTTATATGTCGCTCGTTAATCGGCACTAACTGAAATTATGCCTCGTCTCGCTTAAAGCCTTCGCCGAGCACTTCATGCGCATTACTGATAATAACAAAAGCCTGCGGGTCCACGGACCGGATCAGTGCTTTCAGTCTTGGCACCTCATTTTGCCCAACCACGACCATTAATACGGTACGCTGGTCGTCCGTGTAGCCACCTTTTGCCTCCAGCTTCGTTAATCCACGATCCAGATCGGCGAGAATGACTTTGGTGATCGGCTCCGTCTTGTTGGAGATAATGTATGCAACCTTCGAGTAACCAAGTCCCATCTCCACGGCATCAATGACTTTTCCGGTAACGTATAGCCCAATCAGTGCATAAAGTGACTGTTCCAACGACAATACAAACGCAGCCATAATAATAACCGTAGCATCCATAATCACAACGCAAAGAGAGTAACTAAGTCCACTGTATTTCTGTACGATTCTGGCGAGGATACTCATCCCACCTGTTGAACCTCTTCCCCGGTATACAATACCGATGCCGAGCCCCACACCGATACCTCCATACAGAGATCCGAGCAAAGGATTCGTCGTGGGAATGGCCCAGTCTTTCGTCAGATAAACAAACAGGGGGAGTACAATACTCCCGAGTACCGAACGGATCCCGTACTGTTTCCCAATAAGTAGAAACCCTGCAATGAGAAGTGGAATATTGATGGCCCACTGCGTGTATGCGGGTTCAAGCCCCAGCCATTCCTTTCCTAGAATAGACAGCCCGGATACTCCACCTGAAGCGATCTGATTAGGTAATAAAAATAAGTTAAAGGCTACCGCAATGAGAAACGAACCAATAATAATGGATGCCGTATCCACTACGTTTCTCCAGGGTCCATTCAGAGGGATAAGGGTGGCTAACCTCTTTTTGCGGTTTGGAACGAAATGCTGATGCTCTTGCATAGTTGTCGTGCTCTCCTTTTATATGACTGATAAGTTGCTGAACTCTCTTCCCTATTTGGGCTCAAAAAAAAGCCCCTGTATACACCAGCATACGCCTACACGTATCCGGTCCATACAGGAACTTTAGTTACTCGGTTTCTACTTTAATCTGGCTGCGCAAATAACCGTCGATGAATGCATCGAGGTCGCCGTCCATGACTGCACCTGTATTTCCTGTCTCTACGCTCGTACGGTGATCCTTTACCATACTATAGGGATGGAATACATAGGAGCGAATCTGGCTTCCCCATGAAATATCCGACTGATCGCCTCGGATTTCATCCAGCTGTTGTTTTTGCTCTTCAATTTTACGCTCATACAACTTGGAACGAAGCATCGTCATCGCACGCTCACGGTTCTTGATCTGTGAACGTTCGTTCTGACACGTTACCACGACTCCGGTAGGAATGTGTGTGATCCGTACGGCAGAGTCGGTGGTATTGATGTGCTGTCCACCCGCACCACTCGCACGATACGTATCGATCTTCAAATCCTCTGTCCGGATGTCTACTTCCACCGTATCGTCGATCTCTGGAACAACGTCACAGGATACGAAGGATGTGTGTCTCCGGCCCGATGAGTCAAAAGGAGAGATCCGCACCAATCGATGGACACCCTTCTCTGCTTTTAGATAACCATAAGCATTATGTCCTTTGATGGATAACGTAACACTCTTAATCCCTGCTTCATCGCCTGGCAGATAATCCAGAATCTCTACCTTGAAGCCGCGTTTCTCAGCCCAGCGAGTGTACATCCGGAGCAGCATTTGTCCCCAGTCCTGTGACTCGGTACCGCCCGCACCCGGGTGAAGCTCAAGAATGGCGTTCATTTTATCGTACGGTTGATTCAGCAGAAGTTGAAGCTCAAACTCTTCCAACTTGCCTACGATGGCCGTAACGCTGCTGGCAACCTCGGCAGCCAGGTCTTCATCGCCTTCTTCATCGGCCAGTTCAACCATCATTAGGGCATCATCATAGTCCTGCTGGAGTTTGGCGTATTGATCAACCGATCCCTTCACCGCATTCATCTCGGCGATCACCGATTGTGCCTTTTCATTATCATCCCAGAAATCGGGAGCTGACATCTTCTCTTC contains:
- the argF gene encoding ornithine carbamoyltransferase, producing the protein MTAQQTEKIQKIDLRGRDFIEFTDYTAEEIRYLLDLAIEIKGKQKNGVAYQPLKGKTIGLIFEKSSTRTRVSFEVGMFQLGGHALFLSKNDIQLGRGETTHDTAKVLSRYLDGIMIRTFGHHNVTELAEHADIPVINGLSDAAHPCQVLADFQTVLEYKGKLAGLKMAYVGDGNNMAHSLMLGAAKMGMHVAVATPKGYEPDSAVVEQARSIAKESGSEVTVTYSAQEAVKDADIIYTDVWASMGFEEEQKVREQAFAAYQVDEELMKGAKPDYMFLHCLPAHRGEEVSAGVIDGPNSLIFDQAENRLHAQKALMAALMSE
- a CDS encoding aspartate aminotransferase family protein, which gives rise to MAKGNEQPGSGTAVAGAATGAAAQTESSLFQTYARYPISLVKGKGSWLWDDQGNRYLDFMCGLAVTSLGHAPEKVGAKLKAQIDELWHVSNLFQIPGQEKAAALLTDNTCADAVFFCNSGAEANEAAIKVARRYHQKVKGNDRYEVITFAQSFHGRTLATLTATGQDKVKEGFLPLPAGFVTVPLHDIAALEAAIGPRTAAIMLEMVQAEGGVYPVEPEFVKHVRKLCDEHGLLLIVDEVQTGMGRTGKLFAHEHYGIEPDVFTVAKGIGSGFPVGAMLGKGFLRDAFTPGSHATTFGGTPLASSVVIATIETMLEDRLPERAAEMGDYLMSSLRKRLAGNSFVKEVRGLGLLVGIECAEPVGDIVLAGQKRGILFVTAGPNVIRLLPNLYVSKEEIDEAVSLVATLIEEHVAAKKV
- the argB gene encoding acetylglutamate kinase; translation: MNSTLQNESAGVEKGAEKQTFVMKCGGSTLAALPESFFADLRDLQSQGTQPVIVHGGGPAISENLAKLGIETEFVNGLRKTTEPVLDVVEMVLAGSINKQIVRLIERVGGHALGLSGVDGGLIQAKPVANHAEIGWVGDVTGVQAEIIQGIVNMGYMPVIAPVGVDANGQRYNINADTAAGAVASHLGVSRMIVVTDVPGIMKTVNGEKKVLPSVSVQEIEDMIQTGEIYGGMIPKVRAAIACIHGKVREVIIVDGSEPQILSRVLKGETIGTRIIRMQ
- the argJ gene encoding bifunctional glutamate N-acetyltransferase/amino-acid acetyltransferase ArgJ, whose product is MGTNVKQQAYTVVENGTIVTPRGFAAGGLHCGLKKTSRNDIGAIRCEVPATAAAVYTTNVFQAAPLKVTRESLSNGRLQAVVVNSGNANACTGQQGEKDAYAMRSAAARELGVAEEDVAVASTGVIGELLKMDAVHSGISALPASLGQGANEAEQFSQAILTTDLVKKEACVSVVVNGRNVTIAGAAKGSGMIHPNMATMLAFITSDAVIGAEALQSLLRQATNHTFNMITVDGDTSTNDMLVAMSSGMAGNEELTTDHPDWDAFAAGFTYVCEVLAKAIARDGEGATKLVEVQVTGGVSDESAQAIAKTVIGSSLVKSAMFGADANWGRIIAAVGRAGQPVNPDTVDIRLGDISVLEQSRPVVFDEEVALAYLQTDTVRIVVDLHHGEGKATAWGCDLTYDYVRINAAYRT
- the argC gene encoding N-acetyl-gamma-glutamyl-phosphate reductase is translated as MSNKLRVAIVGSTGYGGVELIRFFQNHPQVEITSVISSSSSGESIADGFPHLTDVIRRPLDGVVPAEIAERADLVFTATPSGVSAKLVPSLLEAGLKVIDLSGDFRLKDGAVYEQWYKHPAPPSDLLEQAVYGMAEVYGDEVKGKNFISNPGCYPTATLLGLIPAVEAGWIDPSTIIIDAKSGVSGAGRGTSLTNHYAEMNENFKAYKLNKHQHIPEIEQVLGNITGSPVTVTFTTHLVPMTRGIMSTMYASLVGEHSDRDLVDLYRKYYENRPFVRVREPGIWPSTKEVQGSNYCDIGFAVDPRTGRLTIISVIDNLVKGASGQAIQNMNLMMGWEENLGLNMTPVYP
- the cls gene encoding cardiolipin synthase; protein product: MHIESILLMVLLGLNIIFAAAVVFFERKDASASWAWLLVLNFIPVLGFVLYLLTGQNLTRYRLFQWKERKKLGLEERIAAQLEQLHDNRTPFNNRATESSQDMIYMNLKQNGALLTEDNAVEIITDGTDKFQRLLDDIEAAQDHVHVQYYIYRGDRLGKRIRDALIRKAREGIKVRLLYDALGSRRVSNRFFKELREAGGLVEVFFPSKFSLINLRMNYRNHRKIVIIDGNLGYTGGFNVGDEYLGLNSKFGYWRDTHLRIQGNAVHALQTRFLLDWNEASKQHDTPYVPEHFPHIEGTGTTAMQIVSSGPDAETEHIKNSYLKMINGAKHSILIQTPYFIPDASVFEAIRLACLSGIDVRIMIPNKPDHAFVYWATLSYIGELLKVGAKVFIYDNGFIHAKTLIIDSMVASVGTANIDYRSFRLNFEVNAFMYDEVIATALVDTFEHDLKVSREMTQEEYNKRSLKIRFKEAISRLLSPIL
- a CDS encoding YitT family protein → MQEHQHFVPNRKKRLATLIPLNGPWRNVVDTASIIIGSFLIAVAFNLFLLPNQIASGGVSGLSILGKEWLGLEPAYTQWAINIPLLIAGFLLIGKQYGIRSVLGSIVLPLFVYLTKDWAIPTTNPLLGSLYGGIGVGLGIGIVYRGRGSTGGMSILARIVQKYSGLSYSLCVVIMDATVIIMAAFVLSLEQSLYALIGLYVTGKVIDAVEMGLGYSKVAYIISNKTEPITKVILADLDRGLTKLEAKGGYTDDQRTVLMVVVGQNEVPRLKALIRSVDPQAFVIISNAHEVLGEGFKRDEA
- the prfB gene encoding peptide chain release factor 2 (programmed frameshift); amino-acid sequence: MIDPSVKQDLREIGKKLTNLRGSLDLDLKQEMIENFEEKMSAPDFWDDNEKAQSVIAEMNAVKGSVDQYAKLQQDYDDALMMVELADEEGDEDLAAEVASSVTAIVGKLEEFELQLLLNQPYDKMNAILELHPGAGGTESQDWGQMLLRMYTRWAEKRGFKVEILDYLPGDEAGIKSVTLSIKGHNAYGYLKAEKGVHRLVRISPFDSSGRRHTSFVSCDVVPEIDDTVEVDIRTEDLKIDTYRASGAGGQHINTTDSAVRITHIPTGVVVTCQNERSQIKNRERAMTMLRSKLYERKIEEQKQQLDEIRGDQSDISWGSQIRSYVFHPYSMVKDHRTSVETGNTGAVMDGDLDAFIDGYLRSQIKVETE